Proteins from a single region of Noviherbaspirillum saxi:
- a CDS encoding AAA family ATPase codes for MQGSHSFYRNQDQMKTLVISNDDNLQKEIAALSAARTPAVTVIAVGGGLLDATQRIAAEAPQLVILDTSKADILGRGLLETFSAQYPQIAVMLLTQDQSPEILLRAMRAGVRELLLLPLEPQAFGEALDRIAQKNASSIKNGKIISFISCKGGSGATFIATNFGHALASLAKKKVLLIDLNQHFGDAALYMSDKKPTMTLSDICVQIDRIDPAFLDSSLVEVLPNFGILAASEDPTRTVDIKPEHIDTILLLARSHYDFVILDVGRQIDGITIRALDHSDAIYPVLQLAMPHIRDGRRLLDIFHSLGYPRDKTHLIVNRYEKTGKLHLSDLERALGGGAVHTIPNGYDAVNESINQGVPLLQLARGSAVAKSLIGFADRMTGTRTTEDKSILARLFSRSLQARA; via the coding sequence ATGCAGGGCTCGCATAGTTTTTATAGGAATCAAGATCAAATGAAAACGCTCGTAATTTCCAACGATGACAACCTGCAAAAAGAGATTGCTGCATTGAGTGCGGCGCGGACGCCAGCCGTCACGGTGATTGCGGTGGGAGGCGGGCTGCTCGACGCCACCCAGCGCATCGCCGCGGAGGCCCCGCAGTTAGTGATACTCGATACGTCCAAGGCCGACATCCTCGGGCGCGGCCTCCTGGAGACTTTCAGCGCGCAATATCCGCAGATTGCGGTCATGCTTCTCACCCAGGACCAGTCGCCCGAGATCCTGCTGCGCGCCATGCGCGCCGGTGTGCGCGAGCTGCTGCTCTTGCCCCTGGAGCCGCAGGCCTTCGGCGAGGCACTCGACCGCATCGCGCAGAAAAACGCGTCCTCCATTAAGAACGGCAAGATCATCTCCTTCATTTCCTGCAAGGGCGGCAGCGGCGCCACCTTCATTGCTACCAATTTCGGGCATGCGCTGGCGTCACTGGCGAAAAAGAAAGTCCTGCTGATCGACCTGAACCAGCATTTCGGCGATGCCGCCTTGTATATGTCAGATAAAAAACCGACCATGACGCTGTCCGATATCTGCGTGCAGATCGACCGCATCGATCCCGCGTTTCTGGATTCGAGCCTGGTGGAAGTGCTGCCCAATTTCGGCATTCTGGCCGCCTCGGAGGATCCTACCCGGACGGTCGATATCAAGCCCGAACACATCGACACCATCCTACTGCTTGCCCGCAGCCATTACGACTTCGTCATTCTCGACGTGGGGCGGCAGATCGACGGGATCACAATACGCGCGCTCGACCATTCCGACGCAATCTACCCAGTCCTGCAACTGGCCATGCCCCACATCCGGGACGGCCGGCGGCTGCTGGATATTTTCCATTCGCTTGGTTATCCGCGCGACAAGACGCATCTGATCGTTAATCGCTACGAAAAAACCGGGAAGCTGCATCTCTCCGACCTGGAACGTGCGCTCGGCGGCGGCGCGGTCCATACGATTCCGAACGGCTACGACGCGGTGAACGAATCGATCAACCAAGGTGTACCGCTGCTGCAGCTGGCGCGCGGCAGCGCGGTCGCGAAAAGCCTGATCGGATTTGCCGATCGCATGACCGGGACGCGCACCACGGAGGATAAAAGCATTCTCGCCCGTCTTTTCAGCCGCAGCCTGCAAGCGCGCGCTTGA
- a CDS encoding ATP-binding protein: MQHIDGRFGGASTSSAAQIGEDAVAANKQPLSLSAAQSDSSVEIMPGSPKTVRETGLDRLLIIELIGKTIFLFGKIHLPILAARLKLSINVLNEVLGFMVAEHMAEIVRRGASDIDVEYQLTDAGKQRAGEFMSRCRYIGPAPVTLSAYREMIERQSVRSNRVTQQDLAAAFADFTLNPGVRDQVGAAMNSGRPLFLYGPAGSGKTYLAEKLGRLMHGLVAVPHAIVVENEIIQVFDPLIHQAVPIEPASESLDRRTSDGRWLMCQRPIVLTGGELTLPMLELRYDYGTGFYQAPPHFKANSGIFIVDDLGRQQVAPKDLMNRWIVPLDRACDHLTLHTGYKFTVPFDVSVVFSTNLRPESLADESFMRRLGYKIHVGPMSEGEYRDVLREHGRALGVDYDESGFRYLVDELHAKGERPLLACYPRDLLGQVVDYARYRGEPPAMTAQALKQAWSTYFAKHDETVDS, encoded by the coding sequence ATGCAGCACATCGATGGCAGGTTTGGAGGAGCATCAACCTCATCGGCCGCACAGATCGGTGAGGACGCAGTGGCGGCTAACAAGCAGCCGTTGTCCCTTTCTGCGGCACAGTCAGATTCGTCCGTGGAGATCATGCCCGGATCGCCGAAGACGGTGCGGGAAACCGGCCTTGACCGCCTGCTGATCATCGAACTGATAGGCAAGACCATCTTTTTATTCGGCAAGATCCACCTGCCAATCCTGGCCGCAAGGCTCAAGCTGTCGATCAACGTATTAAATGAAGTGCTCGGTTTCATGGTGGCGGAACACATGGCGGAGATCGTTCGGCGCGGGGCGTCGGATATCGATGTCGAATACCAGCTAACCGATGCTGGCAAGCAGCGTGCCGGGGAGTTCATGTCGCGCTGCCGTTACATCGGGCCGGCGCCTGTCACGCTTTCCGCCTATCGGGAAATGATCGAGCGCCAGTCGGTGCGGTCCAACCGTGTCACTCAGCAGGATCTCGCTGCGGCATTCGCCGATTTCACCCTCAATCCCGGGGTCCGCGACCAAGTCGGCGCCGCGATGAATTCGGGCCGGCCGCTGTTCCTCTATGGGCCGGCTGGCAGCGGCAAGACCTATCTGGCCGAGAAACTCGGGCGCCTGATGCATGGGTTGGTGGCCGTACCGCACGCCATCGTAGTCGAGAACGAAATTATCCAGGTGTTCGATCCGTTGATACACCAGGCGGTGCCGATCGAGCCTGCGAGCGAGTCACTCGATCGCAGGACCAGCGACGGCAGGTGGCTAATGTGCCAGCGGCCGATCGTGCTCACCGGCGGCGAGCTGACGCTGCCTATGCTCGAACTGCGCTACGACTACGGCACCGGTTTTTACCAGGCGCCGCCGCACTTCAAGGCCAACAGTGGCATCTTCATCGTGGACGATCTCGGCCGCCAGCAGGTGGCGCCGAAGGACTTGATGAACCGCTGGATCGTTCCGCTGGATCGCGCATGCGACCATCTCACCTTGCATACCGGCTACAAGTTCACGGTACCGTTCGATGTGTCGGTGGTGTTTTCCACCAACCTCCGGCCTGAGTCGCTGGCAGACGAGTCCTTCATGCGGCGCCTTGGCTACAAGATCCATGTCGGACCGATGTCCGAGGGCGAATACCGGGATGTATTGCGCGAACACGGCCGTGCGCTGGGAGTCGATTACGACGAGAGTGGCTTTCGCTACTTGGTCGACGAGCTGCATGCAAAGGGCGAACGGCCGCTGCTCGCCTGCTATCCGCGCGATCTACTGGGCCAGGTCGTTGACTACGCCAGGTATCGGGGCGAGCCGCCCGCGATGACCGCGCAAGCATTGAAGCAGGCATGGAGCACCTATTTTGCCAAGCACGACGAAACGGTCGACTCATGA
- a CDS encoding TadE/TadG family type IV pilus assembly protein: MNTARVQPQLQSRRRQRGATAVEFAIVASITLLLLIGIAELGRVLFYMNSAVQATRLGARIAVVCNLNAPQIRAQMNRWLHLLEDDDIVVTYNPAGCGQASCESVTVSISPNLNVNTLIPDFGSLRTPFVVQMPPFTTTLPRESMDSTGNEALCG; the protein is encoded by the coding sequence ATGAATACCGCGCGTGTTCAGCCCCAGTTGCAATCCCGGCGGCGGCAACGCGGGGCGACGGCCGTCGAGTTCGCCATCGTAGCGTCCATTACCCTGCTGCTGCTGATCGGCATCGCCGAGCTCGGCAGGGTGTTGTTCTATATGAACTCGGCAGTGCAAGCGACCCGACTGGGAGCGCGCATTGCCGTGGTCTGCAATCTGAACGCGCCCCAAATAAGGGCCCAAATGAATCGATGGCTCCACCTGCTCGAAGACGATGACATCGTCGTCACCTATAACCCGGCGGGCTGTGGGCAAGCCAGCTGCGAATCCGTCACGGTAAGCATTTCTCCGAATCTGAATGTGAACACCTTGATCCCCGACTTCGGCTCCCTGCGCACACCTTTTGTGGTGCAGATGCCGCCGTTCACCACGACGTTGCCGCGCGAGAGTATGGATAGCACCGGCAACGAGGCGCTATGCGGTTGA
- a CDS encoding Flp family type IVb pilin, giving the protein MMEMIKKFIRDEEGATAIEYGLLAGLISVVIITAVTNVGVELDRIFDLIDTELAKAVLGGGA; this is encoded by the coding sequence ATGATGGAAATGATTAAGAAATTCATTCGTGACGAAGAAGGCGCAACCGCAATCGAATACGGCCTGCTGGCCGGCCTGATTTCGGTGGTCATCATCACCGCCGTGACCAATGTGGGCGTGGAACTGGACCGCATCTTCGATCTGATCGATACGGAGCTGGCGAAAGCGGTACTTGGCGGCGGCGCTTAA
- a CDS encoding type II and III secretion system protein family protein, translating to MRTSRNAPSYRTVAFAIGIAAFSMSLAVEPAYAQVAMEAGNVAKNSGEAITGNNRTQTGARAAAPMKAAAGSPAPAAGAKAQTQTMPGPRCTQGMAPPSEPLELKMGKSTLLRMQNPVAYRTVGSPDIVQAVLVPPDGLYLLGVSAGSTNMIIQDKSGTCHVIDVLVRMDPAALTATLRQLMPDEKDIYVTPAANSLVLSGEVDDAAAVQRAVEIADVFMRRYAPVRSVQISEAGAQPSLPETVVNQLRVRAPQQVMLEVKVAEVSKNLLEKLGVSASLQATGGSWAYTLLTNFLSGTANGLFNATKSNGNDVSLEAEKRDGLVKILAEPNLMAISGQQGEFNAGGKILIPVAQTNNAGFATITLEEKKFGVKMIFTPTVLAGGRINLKVLAGVSELSREGVGITAAGITGRSILPLINDRNASTTVQLFDGQSFAIGGLIKNNVTTNIRALPVLGEVPVLGALFRSTDFQEDRTELLFVITPRLVKPMPANYALPTDKMINPSRPELFLGGTMEGRAPEMPASAQTAMPPVQDARAQRVSGGFELK from the coding sequence ATGAGAACAAGCAGAAATGCACCCAGCTACCGAACGGTCGCATTCGCCATCGGGATTGCCGCTTTCTCCATGAGCCTGGCCGTCGAGCCGGCGTATGCGCAGGTTGCGATGGAAGCCGGGAACGTCGCGAAGAACTCGGGCGAAGCAATCACCGGGAACAATCGGACGCAAACCGGCGCCCGTGCCGCAGCCCCCATGAAAGCGGCTGCCGGGTCTCCCGCACCGGCTGCGGGGGCAAAAGCGCAAACCCAGACGATGCCCGGGCCGCGATGCACGCAAGGCATGGCCCCACCTTCCGAACCGCTGGAACTGAAAATGGGGAAATCAACGCTGCTGCGCATGCAGAACCCGGTTGCTTATCGGACCGTAGGCAGTCCCGACATCGTTCAGGCGGTACTGGTGCCGCCCGATGGCCTGTATCTGCTCGGGGTCAGCGCCGGCAGTACGAACATGATCATCCAGGACAAGAGCGGGACATGCCATGTCATCGATGTCTTGGTCCGCATGGATCCGGCGGCATTGACGGCTACCCTCAGGCAGCTGATGCCCGACGAGAAAGATATTTACGTCACCCCGGCCGCCAACAGCCTGGTACTGAGCGGCGAGGTGGACGATGCTGCCGCGGTGCAGCGAGCGGTCGAGATCGCCGATGTATTCATGCGGCGTTACGCACCCGTGCGCAGCGTTCAAATTTCGGAAGCCGGCGCGCAACCATCCTTGCCCGAAACCGTCGTTAACCAACTGCGGGTCAGGGCGCCGCAGCAGGTCATGCTCGAAGTCAAAGTCGCCGAAGTATCGAAGAACTTGCTCGAAAAGCTCGGCGTGAGTGCGTCGCTCCAGGCAACGGGCGGAAGCTGGGCCTATACCCTGCTGACCAACTTCCTCAGTGGTACGGCCAATGGCTTGTTCAACGCCACCAAGTCCAACGGCAACGATGTAAGCCTGGAAGCGGAGAAGCGTGACGGATTGGTGAAAATTCTCGCCGAGCCGAATCTCATGGCGATCAGCGGACAGCAAGGAGAATTCAATGCAGGCGGAAAAATTCTCATCCCGGTAGCGCAAACCAACAACGCCGGTTTTGCAACCATCACGTTGGAAGAGAAGAAGTTCGGCGTTAAGATGATTTTTACGCCCACCGTACTTGCAGGCGGCCGCATCAATCTGAAGGTGTTGGCAGGAGTATCAGAACTCTCCCGCGAAGGCGTGGGCATTACAGCCGCCGGCATAACGGGCCGGTCCATCCTTCCACTGATTAATGACCGGAACGCGTCAACTACGGTACAACTGTTCGACGGCCAGAGCTTCGCCATCGGCGGATTGATCAAGAACAATGTCACTACCAATATAAGGGCGTTGCCGGTGCTGGGCGAAGTGCCGGTACTGGGAGCCCTGTTCCGCAGCACCGATTTCCAGGAGGACAGGACCGAGCTGCTGTTCGTCATCACGCCGCGCCTGGTCAAGCCGATGCCAGCGAATTACGCGTTGCCGACCGATAAGATGATCAATCCCAGCCGCCCCGAACTGTTCTTAGGCGGGACCATGGAAGGCAGAGCGCCGGAGATGCCGGCGTCCGCCCAGACCGCCATGCCGCCTGTGCAGGATGCGAGGGCACAAAGAGTGTCCGGCGGTTTTGAATTGAAATGA
- a CDS encoding CHRD domain-containing protein — MNRRMIGTLFAVSYLFTGFAGAENDSGRNFSARLTGFNEVPLAILSPGSGTLDVSIDEGAGTMQYTLSYSGVTSPVSQAHIHFGKHHVNGGVIAFLCSNLANPPTGTPACPQLEGTVSGTITSESVVAQAPQNLAAGDFTGLVAAIATRTAYGNVHTTRFPAGELRGQLLRTGQ; from the coding sequence ATGAACCGCAGGATGATTGGAACATTGTTTGCAGTTTCTTATCTCTTTACCGGCTTTGCAGGCGCCGAGAATGACTCGGGACGTAATTTCTCCGCGCGCTTGACCGGATTCAATGAAGTTCCCCTCGCCATCCTGTCGCCAGGATCCGGAACACTTGATGTATCCATTGATGAAGGCGCAGGCACAATGCAATACACGCTGTCCTATTCGGGCGTGACAAGTCCAGTGTCTCAAGCCCATATTCACTTCGGCAAACATCATGTTAACGGTGGCGTTATCGCCTTCCTGTGCTCGAATCTGGCTAATCCCCCGACCGGCACTCCTGCCTGCCCGCAACTTGAAGGTACAGTCAGCGGCACGATCACCTCCGAGAGTGTTGTAGCACAGGCCCCGCAAAATCTGGCCGCTGGTGATTTCACTGGCCTGGTTGCTGCCATTGCGACTCGCACAGCCTATGGAAACGTTCATACGACGAGATTTCCCGCAGGAGAACTCCGCGGCCAGCTTCTTAGGACGGGGCAGTAA
- a CDS encoding A24 family peptidase, with amino-acid sequence MIDELLLVGLVGVAAISDLASRRIPNLLIVIGLLAALGAQTLLPDGSGWTTWLLGALTGFILFLPVYALRGMGAGDVKLMAAVGAFVGASVAVKIALATFLIGGVWALAVILFKGKCREAWINIRTLLEPVLMRAARMPSETTGMPMASVGRLPYGAAIALGTLTIMFWGRW; translated from the coding sequence ATGATCGACGAACTTCTTCTCGTTGGACTGGTAGGGGTGGCAGCGATATCAGACCTCGCTTCACGCCGCATACCCAACCTCCTGATTGTGATCGGACTCCTCGCTGCGCTTGGAGCGCAAACGCTACTTCCAGACGGTTCCGGATGGACGACCTGGCTGCTTGGCGCGTTGACTGGATTCATTCTATTTCTCCCGGTTTACGCGCTGCGCGGCATGGGTGCCGGCGATGTGAAGCTGATGGCTGCGGTAGGCGCATTCGTCGGGGCATCTGTCGCGGTCAAGATCGCTCTGGCGACTTTCCTGATCGGGGGCGTGTGGGCGCTGGCCGTCATCCTGTTCAAGGGAAAGTGCCGTGAGGCCTGGATCAACATTCGCACGCTATTGGAGCCAGTATTGATGCGGGCCGCAAGAATGCCATCGGAGACGACCGGCATGCCGATGGCAAGCGTAGGCCGCCTACCGTATGGCGCGGCGATCGCGCTGGGCACCCTGACCATCATGTTCTGGGGACGCTGGTGA
- the cpaB gene encoding Flp pilus assembly protein CpaB, which translates to MKNTRAILIMVVAIAAGLAAVFFASRWLMERSNIGVGKIAVAAVDINLGQRLTPEIVKMVDWPAGSMPPGSFIDPKKLDGRVLKVSVMRGEPLMEAKLAPIGTKGGLSAVITEGKRAITVRVNDVIGVAGFALPGNYVDIIVSTQKESAGNEQNKNISKIVLERILVLAVAQEVSRDDTKPRVVNAVTLEVSPEQAEKLDLARSVGTLSLALRNQIDPKPGTTEGATKISLLSEKLPPPDEPKPVVKKIKARAPAPAPLTCVGVITGSRGSQECY; encoded by the coding sequence GTGAAAAACACGCGTGCCATATTGATCATGGTGGTTGCCATCGCCGCCGGGCTTGCTGCCGTATTCTTCGCTTCGCGCTGGCTGATGGAGCGATCGAACATCGGTGTGGGCAAGATCGCGGTGGCAGCGGTCGACATCAACCTGGGGCAGCGGCTCACCCCGGAGATCGTCAAGATGGTGGATTGGCCGGCGGGTAGCATGCCACCCGGATCGTTCATCGATCCGAAGAAACTCGACGGCCGGGTGCTCAAGGTCAGCGTCATGCGCGGCGAGCCGCTGATGGAGGCCAAACTCGCTCCGATTGGCACCAAGGGTGGTCTGTCGGCAGTGATCACCGAAGGCAAGCGCGCCATCACGGTACGCGTCAATGATGTCATCGGCGTGGCTGGCTTCGCGCTGCCAGGAAACTATGTGGACATCATCGTCAGCACCCAGAAAGAGAGCGCCGGGAACGAGCAGAACAAGAACATTTCAAAAATCGTGCTTGAGCGCATCCTGGTCCTGGCAGTTGCCCAGGAAGTCAGCCGCGACGATACCAAGCCGCGCGTCGTCAACGCGGTCACACTCGAAGTATCTCCGGAGCAGGCTGAGAAGCTCGACCTCGCCCGTAGTGTAGGAACCCTGTCGCTGGCTCTGCGCAATCAGATTGATCCGAAGCCAGGCACTACCGAGGGCGCGACCAAGATTTCGCTACTGAGCGAAAAGCTGCCGCCTCCCGACGAACCGAAACCCGTGGTCAAGAAAATCAAGGCGCGTGCGCCTGCCCCGGCTCCGCTCACCTGCGTGGGCGTGATCACAGGATCGCGCGGGTCGCAGGAATGCTACTGA
- a CDS encoding type II secretion system F family protein, which translates to MANFSCLSRFEVEQRQENEQRVKFINAGIRHSSARLMFYGAKTLLPLLFATMTFFALRTTSQVEGLTLILCLMVAALAGCYLPNIALHWQVKARKREIFDNFPDAADLMLVCVEAGLGLDAGLTKVAEEMKMKSLALAEELQLTNLEMRAGGTREKSLRNLALRTGVEEIGVFTTMLTQADRFGTSIGESLRVFSDDLRHKRQMRAEELAAKVPTKMLFPLVVFIFPSIIMVIIGPAVIQVVRTILPMLSNGQ; encoded by the coding sequence ATGGCTAATTTTTCCTGTCTAAGCCGATTTGAGGTAGAACAAAGGCAGGAGAATGAGCAGCGGGTCAAGTTTATTAACGCCGGCATCCGGCATTCCAGTGCCCGCCTGATGTTTTACGGCGCCAAGACCTTGCTTCCTCTGCTCTTTGCAACGATGACTTTCTTTGCGCTGCGGACGACAAGCCAGGTTGAAGGCTTGACGCTGATCTTGTGTCTGATGGTTGCCGCCCTCGCCGGCTGCTATTTGCCGAATATCGCCTTGCACTGGCAGGTCAAGGCGCGCAAACGCGAAATTTTCGACAATTTCCCCGACGCCGCAGACCTAATGCTTGTTTGTGTCGAGGCAGGACTTGGACTGGACGCTGGGCTGACCAAAGTAGCCGAGGAAATGAAAATGAAGAGCCTCGCGTTGGCTGAAGAGCTGCAACTGACCAACCTCGAGATGCGTGCCGGCGGAACGCGTGAGAAATCTCTTCGCAATCTTGCGTTGCGCACTGGCGTAGAGGAGATTGGCGTTTTTACCACCATGCTGACGCAGGCGGATCGTTTTGGAACGAGTATTGGCGAATCGCTGCGCGTGTTCTCCGATGATCTGCGCCACAAGCGGCAGATGCGGGCCGAAGAGTTGGCCGCCAAAGTCCCCACCAAGATGCTGTTTCCTCTCGTCGTATTCATCTTCCCGTCGATCATCATGGTCATCATCGGTCCTGCCGTGATCCAGGTGGTTCGAACGATCTTGCCGATGTTATCCAATGGCCAATGA
- a CDS encoding TadE/TadG family type IV pilus assembly protein yields MRKLSAAKLAAMRGAAAVELAILLPFVMLPLAFGAVEYGRAYFYYNTLAKAVRDGARLLSQNSPDDVTYANKMVEARCLVVHGNPGCTGPTLAPGLTTADVVICDRLHLDDCTGEFEVTAPVMGTVRLVEVKILNYQFNYLGLPTYIPLGKFATSVIFGEELPNPGIRAVMRQIV; encoded by the coding sequence ATGCGAAAGCTTTCTGCCGCCAAGCTGGCCGCGATGCGCGGAGCCGCCGCCGTGGAGCTCGCCATATTGCTGCCGTTCGTCATGCTGCCGCTGGCTTTCGGCGCGGTCGAATACGGGCGTGCCTATTTCTACTACAACACCCTGGCCAAGGCGGTGCGCGACGGGGCGCGCCTGCTGTCACAGAACAGTCCGGACGACGTAACGTATGCCAACAAAATGGTAGAAGCCCGATGCCTGGTGGTCCACGGCAATCCCGGCTGCACCGGACCGACGCTGGCACCCGGCCTCACGACGGCGGATGTGGTCATCTGCGACCGCCTGCACCTCGACGATTGCACCGGCGAATTTGAAGTCACGGCCCCGGTGATGGGAACCGTGCGCCTGGTTGAAGTGAAAATCCTCAACTATCAGTTCAACTATCTCGGCCTGCCGACCTATATCCCCCTCGGAAAGTTCGCGACGTCAGTGATTTTCGGCGAGGAACTTCCCAATCCCGGCATCCGGGCCGTCATGAGGCAGATCGTATGA
- a CDS encoding pilus assembly protein TadG-related protein, translated as MSIHSPSGATRRLRLARQGGAVAILVGLSMVVLVGFAGLALDTGRLYIAKTELQNSADACALAAAQALTGVNADQLEKGELAGIATGTRNAVLMQGEAVEVNPDETITFSTTLNGAYQTKAAIGAGGALAMKFARCEVVREAIPNFFMRIASLLPGPGGAANQTVRASAIAGLRPSQTNCAIPVALCHTAAPATTPRGTWLEGAIGPGGGGAGNVNMTGNFKWVDFTPPGGGASELRDVLNGPGVCNLPAVGAQVGQPGNVSSTAQAWNARFGIYQGSVREADAVPDFTGYGYTEVNWPSQFGAFNNFQTQRNTNTAYQGDAATGLSTNGTVSNSTYLGTNGADRRLGIVPIVDCAGFTSGSTAPVTDWACILMLHPINNSSGGGGGGSPTGRTRMFLEYLGRANEAAPPSPCTTLGLPGAPGSAGPLVPTLVR; from the coding sequence ATGTCCATTCACTCACCTTCTGGAGCCACCCGCCGCCTGCGGCTCGCCCGGCAAGGCGGCGCGGTGGCGATTCTTGTCGGCCTGTCGATGGTGGTGCTCGTCGGTTTCGCCGGCCTGGCTCTCGATACGGGCAGGCTTTACATCGCCAAGACCGAGCTGCAGAACAGCGCGGATGCCTGCGCGCTGGCGGCGGCGCAGGCGCTTACCGGGGTCAATGCGGATCAACTCGAGAAAGGCGAGCTTGCGGGCATCGCGACCGGCACGAGAAACGCCGTGCTGATGCAAGGGGAAGCAGTGGAGGTCAATCCGGACGAGACCATTACGTTTAGCACGACCCTCAATGGCGCTTATCAGACCAAGGCGGCCATCGGAGCGGGCGGGGCGCTTGCCATGAAATTCGCACGCTGCGAAGTGGTCCGGGAAGCGATTCCGAACTTTTTCATGCGGATTGCGAGTCTGTTGCCGGGGCCGGGAGGAGCCGCCAATCAAACCGTCCGCGCCTCGGCCATTGCCGGGCTCCGACCCTCGCAAACGAATTGCGCCATCCCGGTCGCGCTCTGCCATACCGCCGCGCCGGCAACAACGCCGCGAGGCACCTGGCTGGAAGGCGCGATCGGACCCGGCGGAGGCGGCGCAGGAAACGTCAATATGACGGGAAATTTCAAATGGGTCGATTTCACTCCGCCGGGAGGCGGCGCCAGCGAACTGCGCGACGTATTGAACGGCCCCGGCGTCTGCAATCTCCCGGCGGTCGGCGCCCAGGTAGGGCAACCGGGCAACGTTTCGTCGACGGCGCAGGCCTGGAATGCCCGCTTCGGCATCTACCAGGGCAGTGTCCGTGAGGCGGATGCGGTGCCCGATTTCACCGGTTATGGCTATACCGAGGTGAACTGGCCATCGCAATTCGGGGCGTTTAACAACTTCCAGACGCAGCGGAATACCAATACGGCCTACCAGGGCGATGCCGCTACCGGCTTGAGCACGAACGGCACGGTTTCCAACTCCACTTACCTGGGCACCAATGGCGCCGACCGCAGGTTGGGCATCGTGCCCATAGTCGATTGCGCAGGGTTCACCAGCGGATCGACCGCGCCGGTAACGGATTGGGCGTGCATCCTGATGCTGCATCCGATCAACAACAGTAGCGGCGGCGGTGGTGGTGGAAGTCCAACCGGCCGGACCCGGATGTTCCTCGAATACCTGGGGCGGGCGAACGAAGCCGCGCCGCCGAGCCCCTGCACCACCCTCGGCCTGCCGGGCGCACCGGGCAGTGCGGGTCCGCTGGTTCCGACCCTGGTGCGATGA